From one Xiphias gladius isolate SHS-SW01 ecotype Sanya breed wild chromosome 12, ASM1685928v1, whole genome shotgun sequence genomic stretch:
- the LOC120797438 gene encoding doublesex- and mab-3-related transcription factor A1-like produces MDGRIRPLGLAGHTASPLGGLQVAPSLLRPPPLFLRACNPALERGYPRTPKCARCRNHGVVSALKGHKRFCRWRDCVCAKCTLIAERQRVMAAQVALRRQQAQEESEARELRLLYPSSGIGGEAGVHQGSPVGPGVPATTSNTPTAPSFDVFGTENQKDDDKLSKYNFYNGFMARPLFAPHTTRLPSPSGKRELSPSNDSTTPFTDDSASPSPVFDQRSDHTGSPQRSLSASDPESGSETEKSRDYPSLDRDPTDIMAKIFPHQKRDTLESMVRTCKGDIVKSIELVLSSKENKIDSDGLSLSHHTNALRPSAGLPGALGALGSKSAFSPLHIPPTAAGGDGLYGLSPRLGVSPLRLAYSSANGGMAGFMSPYMTSGLMPVFPLRPPLDSYSFPGMIRDLSYLQSKESLCNTGPYTRLNNEK; encoded by the exons ATGGACGGCAGGATCAGACCGCTCGGCCTCGCCGGGCACACCGCCAGCCCGCTCGGTGGCTTGCAGGTGGCCCCTTCCCTCCTGCGCCCGCCGCCCCTCTTCCTCCGCGCTTGCAACCCCGCGCTGGAGAGGGGATACCCGCGCACCCCGAAGTGCGCCCGGTGCAGGAACCACGGCGTGGTTTCCGCGCTGAAAGGCCACAAGCGCTTCTGTCGCTGGAGAGACTGCGTGTGCGCCAAGTGCACTCTAATAGCGGAGAGGCAGCGGGTGATGGCCGCGCAGGTGGCGCTGAGGAGGCAGCAGGCCCAGGAGGAGAGCGAGGCCCGGGAGCTCCGGCTCTTGTACCCCAGTTCGGGCATCGGAGGGGAAGCGGGGGTCCATCAGGGGTCACCCGTAGGCCCCGGGGTGCCAGCAACTACCAGCAACACTCCGACAGCTCCCAGTTTTGATGTTTTCGGCACAGAGAACCAAAAAGATG ATGACAAATTGAGCAAGTACAACTTTTACAACGGGTTCATGGCTCGACCCCTCTTTGCACCCCACACCACACGGCTGCCCTCCCCAAGTGGCAAGAGGGAGTTGTCCCCGAGCAACGACAGCACCACTCCATTCACTGATGACAGTGCGAGTCCCTCCCCGGTGTTTGACCAGCGCTCAGACCACACGGGGAGTCCGCAGAGGTCGCTTTCCGCCTCGGATCCGGAGTCGGGCAGCGAGACGGAGAAATCCCGGGACTACCCGAGCCTGGACCGCGACCCCACCGATATCATGGCCAAGATCTTCCCCCATCAGAAACGGGACACGCTGGAGTCTATGGTGAGAACGTGCAAAGGCGACATTGTCAAATCCATTGAACTGGTGCTGAGCTCCAAAGAGAACAAAATTGACTCTGATGGCTTGTCTCTGTCCCATCACACGAACGCGCTCAGGCCTTCTGCGGGACTTCCCGGGGCGCTCGGTGCACTGGGGAGCAAATCGGCCTTTTCCCCGCTCCACATACCGCCGACGGCCGCCGGGGGGGACGGCCTGTACGGGCTCAGCCCTCGCCTCGGCGTCAGCCCTTTACGCCTGGCCTATTCCTCTGCAAACGGTGGTATGGCAGGTTTTATGTCACCGTACATGACCTCCGGACTGATGCCAGTGTTCCCACTGCGTCCGCCGCTGGACTCGTATTCTTTCCCAGGCATGATCCGTGACCTTTCGTACCTGCAGAGCAAGGAGTCACTATGCAATACAGGCCCTTACACACGGcttaacaatgaaaaatga